AATTTTCTGTATTTGCTGATAATATTTGCGATTGTGGTTTCTAATTTTTTCTTTAATTATAGAATATTTTGATAAAGCAAAGTTTGGAGTTTCTGTTTAAGGAAACTCCTGTTAAGATTTAAATTGTATTTTATTTATTTGATAGTTATGATACCGTTATTAAAAATTTTCTGTGAAAACTTAAAAATACTGATAATAGTGCAGAAAATTATACACTTTCTTTTTTGCTTTGGTTCTCTTGTTTTTTTCTCCAATTTCTAATAGCTAATCCCACTATTAAATAAAGAATTGTCGGAATTATACCTACTGAAAGTGAAAAAAGAAACGCCTGATTTTTTTCTACAGATACAATTCCTAAAAGAAGCAGCGGATTTATCACTGCATCTTCCATAGTATGCATAATAACTAATGGCCACATAGATTTAGTAACTCTAAAAATTTCCGTATACATCACCGTCCAACATGTTACTACTATTGTTCCAATAAGGAAAAAAGTCAATCTTCCAACCGGTAAAGTGTTTTGTATTTCACTTTCGGACAAAAATATCATAATATAAGGCAAGTGCCAAATCCACCAGATAAATCCGATAAGTAAGTACAATTTCAAATCAGATAATTTTAATTTTAATAATTGATTTGTAAGATAAGCTCTCCAAACTGATTCTTCAAATATGTTTTTTATAAATTGAATGGCAATTTGTGCAGATAAAATCCCAATATAGGCTGCAATTCCAATACTTACATTGGAAAATTTGACACCTTTCGTTATTAATCCCGTTAATATAACAATTAAAGTAACAGTAGGATATATCAAAAAGCCAATCAAATATAACTTTTTATTATTTTTAAAATTAATAGAAAATGCTGAATTTTTCCACCCGTCTTCTCCAAAGGTACGAAGAAGAATTGTACAAATTAATGGAGATACTAACCAGATAAGCATTCCAAAAGGTTCTTTCCCTGCCATTGTTCCAACATTTTCATAATGGGCTTGACCGAACAATTTATCAACAAGATATCCTATCCAACCACAAGCAGTACTAAAAATCGTAAAAATAATTATGTTTCGTTTAACCCTATTTGTATCATTCATCTTATCTCACCTTTCTTTCTATATTCTTTTCTTCAATTTTTTAAACCATTCTATGTTAAAAGCAGTAATATCAATTCCATAATCTAAAGTAGCCACTGTAAATTTACTGATTTCTTTAATGTTTTCAGATATATCATTTCCTTTATTTAGATTTCTAATTCTCTCCTGATATTCTGTATCTATAAGTAAATAGTTTTTAAGTGCTGCTCTTTCATCTTCGATATGTATTGATTCCCTTAATTTTTTTAGTGCCGTATATTCCTCCTCTAAAGAATGAATGATTTTATCAATCAGATTTTTTTGTTCATTTTCTGAAATATATCCCATAAAAAGAAGTTTTCCAATATCTAAATTTTTTGTCTTTGAGATATCAATAGGAACCTTTATCCATTCTATCAATGTTTTTTGTCCAATATCAGTTATTGCGTATCTTTTTTTATTTACTCCTTTTTCAACAAGCTCTTCAAAAGTAACCATTTCCAACATAAGCAATTTTTTGAGAGCTGCCTGAATGCTCCCGAGGCTATCGCTGCACATAGATTTAAAATTATTCCTGATAACATTTCGAAGCTCATATGCGGTCATTCTATGTAACATTAAAATTCCTAAAATTATTTTATCCATAATATACCTCCTTATCTATATCTTATAGTAACATACCTTTTAGGTATTGTAAAGAATTTATTTTATAATTTTCAGTATTTCATTTTTTCCATTTTTATCATTTTATCTTCATTATTATTAAAGTACAAAGTAATTTTCCAAATTTATTGCTCCTAAGAAAATAATAATAGAATTAAAAAAGACAACCTTTAGGCTGTCTTTAAACAATGACACTTTACGATTTTTTAAATATTCTATTTTTTCAAAGTTTTAGCAAACAATTTTCCATTTTTTACATAATGGTCAGCATTTTTTTGAATATGTTCTATTTCTTCGTCAGTTAATTTTCTCACTATTTTAGCAGGACTTCCTAAAATAAGAACACCTTTTTCATAAGGAATTTTATGAGTAACTAAAGAACCTGCACCTATAAGACAGTTAGGAGCGATTTTTGTTCCGTTTAAAACAGTGCTTCCCATTCCTACTATCACATTATCTCCTATTTCACAGCTATGAAGTATCACATTATGACTTACAGTAACATTTTCTCCTACAATACAGGGAAGTCCAAAATCAGTATGCAATGTCGAATTATCCTGAACATTGCTATTTTTCCCTATAGTTATTTTCTCCACATCTCCTCTTAGTACCGCACCAAACCATATATTTACCCCGTCATTCAGTTCAACATTTCCTATAACATCAGCACTTTCAGCAATAAACACTTCTCCCAATATTTTAGGTTTTATCCCGTCCAATTCATAAATCATCTGATACACTCTCCTAACTACATATCTTTCTTTTTTAAGTACTTCTTATAAACCTTCTTAAATTCCAAATCTTCATCAATATTTTCTAACTTTTTTTCAAACAAATCCATTCTATTCTTCATAGTTTTCTCAATTGAGTGAAACTGCCTATATTCATCAATTTTAGCGTGATTGCCACTTCGTAATACTTCTGGAACAGTATAGCCATCAATTTCTACAGGTCTTGTATATTGGGGGAATCCAAGTAGTCCGTTGTAAAATGAATCTGTTTCAAAAGATTCTTTTTTTATTACACCTTCCTTTATACGAATAACAGAGTCCATAATTACAAGGGAAGGCAAGTCGCCACTGCTTAGGACATAATCTCCAATGGAAATTTCTTCATCTACAAATTTATCAATTACTCTTTGGTCAAGACCTTCGTAACGTCCTGAAATAAGTACAATTTCATCTTTTTCTGAAAGTTCAGTAACTTTTTTGTGAGTCAGTTGTTTTCCTTGTGGGGATAAAAAGATTACATAAGGCTTTTTTGAATTTTCATTATTTTCGTTATTGTAAAACTCGTAGTTTTCGTAAAAGAAGTTCCAGTAGGCTTCTGGTTTTAAAACCATTCCAGCGCCACCACCAAAAGGGATGTCATCCATCTGGCTGTGTTTATTTCTAGCATAGTCCCTTATGTTTATAATATTAAAATCGATAATATCTTTTTCTGTTGCTCTTTTTAGTATCGTTTGGGATAAATATTGTTCAAATAATTCAGGAAATAGTGTGAGTACGTTAAATTTCATTAATTTTACCTCTTGTTTATTTTCAAATTATATCTATTCTCTCATTCCGTCAATCAGGCTTACTTCGATTCTGTTATTTGGAAAGTCTATTTTTGTTACAAATTCATCAATTAATGGAACCATAATTTCTTTTTTTGTATTAATATCTTCTATAATTAAGATGTTATGTGCTGCAGTTTCCATTACATCAATAATTTCTCCAATTTTTTCATTTTCAGAAAATACTTCTATTCCAAATAAGTCTTTTACATAAAAATCATCTTCATTTCTTTCAGGGAGCAAATCACGGCGTATTTTGACCTTATAGCCATTCAGCTCTTTTGCAGCATCGATATTTTCAATTCCTTCAAAGTCTAAAATTGCTTTTTTGTCATTTAGCCTTTTTACGTTTTTTACGACAAGTAATTTCTTTTTGTCATTTTTTTCAAGAAGAACACGCTCATTTTCGATAAGTTCGATATTTTCAAAAATTGAGGTAATTTTAACGCTTCCACGTAAATGATGTGTTCCGACAATTGTTCCTATATTTACTAAGTTCTCCATTATTTATTATTGCTTCTCTCTTTCTTGAATTTTTTTAAATTTCTTTTTTTAATTTTGTAAATTTTCTGCTATCCTCAGCAATTATTTTTAAGTCAGCTAAGCTAATTCCATCAAAGTTAGCTGCAACTGCTGAAATTATTCCTTCCACTAATGGGGCATCTGCAATTTTTGCTTCAACTTGCCCTTCCAGCTCTTTTATTGCCTTAGCTGCATTAAATACAGAACTTCCCATATCTACGAAAACAAGTACTCCAGCACCGCTGTCAGCACGGATTATTGCTTCCTTGACATTTTCGACATTTGTTCCGTAAACTTCTCTGCTTGCATTTCCACCATTTTCCAATGCAAAGTTTTCCTGCTTAAATACTTTTACAAAATTAATAATTTCCTGTGCAAGCGTGTTACTGTGGCTAACTACCACGATTCCTACTAAGTTATGATTATTTTCTTTCATTTTTTATTTATGTCCTTTCATATTATGGTTATATTTTTAGTTTTCCCCAAGTAATCTGTCTAAAATTATTGAAACAGCACTTCTGACACACAAATGATTATATCTGGTATTCCCACGGATTGGCTCCAGAATTTTATAGGATAAATCCATGATTTCATTTGTAAGGCCCCATCCTGTTCCAAATAAAATTAAATATGGAGTATCATCTTCAATGATTTCCTTTCCTAAATCAGCATATCCAACAGTATTTGGGAAAATTTTTGCTGAAGTTGTAATAATTTTTGGTTTTTTTCCTTCAATTTTTTCAATTGTTTCTATAGCACTTTGGACAGAATCTTCAAGTTCTGTATTTTCAAAGGCTTCATTTCTATTTTTGTTAAATTCTATCCCATTTCCTTCAGTCCAGTAGCCAATAATTCTGCCAGTCAGCTCTTTCTGGGCATCAACTGGAGTTATAATGAAATATTTTTTAATATCGTAAGTTCTGCAAGTCCTAGAAATATCGTGTATATCAAAGTTTGTGACAGAAGTTGCCACAATATCGTTATTTCTGTTATAAACAGGGTAGTGGACAAGCCCCACATATATGTTATCTCTCATTTTGATATTCCTTTCAGTTTTTTATTTATTTCGTCTCTGCCTGTAGCCACGTATCTGTTCATTTTGCTCCTTATAAGCTAAAGCCATAATAAATAGCAGTACAGTTTGTACCCAAAAAATTGCAAAATCGGTAAAATTGTGTACTACAATTCCAGCAATTAGAGCAATTTTTAATACATTATTTCTGTCATTTCTCAAAATATCATACAAGTAGCGTAAAAATACAGCAAATAATGCTATTGTTCCAATTAGTCCGTAACTTAAAAGCAGTTCTACAAGAGCGTTATGTGAATGTGGATACACATAATTGGTAAATTTGTAGTAAAAAAAGTTTCCGTGTCCATACAGGATATTGGTTTTTTTAAAAATTCTAAACGCCATATCAATAATTTCAACTCTTAGCCAGAAATATTCTATTAACGTACTTTCACGCAAGAATGGGAAAACGCCTGAAACTACTCCCAAAATATATGATAAAAGAATTAAAATACATCCAGCGAAATATCTTCTTCGTAAAAAGTAGAAAAATAATGTAAATATTCCTAAAACAACTGCAATCAACGAAGATCTTGAACCAGTAAGCAGTATTGTCAGAATATTCATTAAAAATACAGCAAAATTAATTTTTGATTTTTTTTCAAAAGTAAAATATAAATTTATAATTGCCGACATCATCATAATGCTTCCTAAATAATTCGGATTAAAGTACGCAAAGTATCCAATTCTGTTATGTGTGAATAAAAATTCTCCTAACCCAACTAAAAGTGAAATTCCTGAAAATTTTGCCATCCATTCCAAATTATTTTTTTTGAATTCCACATCAACAATTAACGTATAATAACGCCCAACTACAATACATAAAAATATGGGAATTGCCATTAGACCTAAAATATTTTTATAAAAGGCGGAAGTTATAAGTGAAAATCCCAAAACAATTCCCACGATAATGAGCGACTTGTCCTTAAATATTTTTTTATATTCTC
The nucleotide sequence above comes from Leptotrichia hongkongensis. Encoded proteins:
- a CDS encoding CPBP family glutamic-type intramembrane protease; its protein translation is MNDTNRVKRNIIIFTIFSTACGWIGYLVDKLFGQAHYENVGTMAGKEPFGMLIWLVSPLICTILLRTFGEDGWKNSAFSINFKNNKKLYLIGFLIYPTVTLIVILTGLITKGVKFSNVSIGIAAYIGILSAQIAIQFIKNIFEESVWRAYLTNQLLKLKLSDLKLYLLIGFIWWIWHLPYIMIFLSESEIQNTLPVGRLTFFLIGTIVVTCWTVMYTEIFRVTKSMWPLVIMHTMEDAVINPLLLLGIVSVEKNQAFLFSLSVGIIPTILYLIVGLAIRNWRKKQENQSKKESV
- a CDS encoding PadR family transcriptional regulator, translated to MDKIILGILMLHRMTAYELRNVIRNNFKSMCSDSLGSIQAALKKLLMLEMVTFEELVEKGVNKKRYAITDIGQKTLIEWIKVPIDISKTKNLDIGKLLFMGYISENEQKNLIDKIIHSLEEEYTALKKLRESIHIEDERAALKNYLLIDTEYQERIRNLNKGNDISENIKEISKFTVATLDYGIDITAFNIEWFKKLKKRI
- a CDS encoding gamma carbonic anhydrase family protein, producing MIYELDGIKPKILGEVFIAESADVIGNVELNDGVNIWFGAVLRGDVEKITIGKNSNVQDNSTLHTDFGLPCIVGENVTVSHNVILHSCEIGDNVIVGMGSTVLNGTKIAPNCLIGAGSLVTHKIPYEKGVLILGSPAKIVRKLTDEEIEHIQKNADHYVKNGKLFAKTLKK
- the trmD gene encoding tRNA (guanosine(37)-N1)-methyltransferase TrmD, producing the protein MKFNVLTLFPELFEQYLSQTILKRATEKDIIDFNIINIRDYARNKHSQMDDIPFGGGAGMVLKPEAYWNFFYENYEFYNNENNENSKKPYVIFLSPQGKQLTHKKVTELSEKDEIVLISGRYEGLDQRVIDKFVDEEISIGDYVLSSGDLPSLVIMDSVIRIKEGVIKKESFETDSFYNGLLGFPQYTRPVEIDGYTVPEVLRSGNHAKIDEYRQFHSIEKTMKNRMDLFEKKLENIDEDLEFKKVYKKYLKKKDM
- the rimM gene encoding ribosome maturation factor RimM (Essential for efficient processing of 16S rRNA) encodes the protein MENLVNIGTIVGTHHLRGSVKITSIFENIELIENERVLLEKNDKKKLLVVKNVKRLNDKKAILDFEGIENIDAAKELNGYKVKIRRDLLPERNEDDFYVKDLFGIEVFSENEKIGEIIDVMETAAHNILIIEDINTKKEIMVPLIDEFVTKIDFPNNRIEVSLIDGMRE
- a CDS encoding PTS-dependent dihydroxyacetone kinase phosphotransferase subunit DhaM → MKENNHNLVGIVVVSHSNTLAQEIINFVKVFKQENFALENGGNASREVYGTNVENVKEAIIRADSGAGVLVFVDMGSSVFNAAKAIKELEGQVEAKIADAPLVEGIISAVAANFDGISLADLKIIAEDSRKFTKLKKEI
- a CDS encoding RNA methyltransferase; the encoded protein is MRDNIYVGLVHYPVYNRNNDIVATSVTNFDIHDISRTCRTYDIKKYFIITPVDAQKELTGRIIGYWTEGNGIEFNKNRNEAFENTELEDSVQSAIETIEKIEGKKPKIITTSAKIFPNTVGYADLGKEIIEDDTPYLILFGTGWGLTNEIMDLSYKILEPIRGNTRYNHLCVRSAVSIILDRLLGEN
- a CDS encoding O-antigen ligase family protein, giving the protein MDTKNQKYLEKLYLLLGASIFIHYALVILFSILILINIFITGEYKKIFKDKSLIIVGIVLGFSLITSAFYKNILGLMAIPIFLCIVVGRYYTLIVDVEFKKNNLEWMAKFSGISLLVGLGEFLFTHNRIGYFAYFNPNYLGSIMMMSAIINLYFTFEKKSKINFAVFLMNILTILLTGSRSSLIAVVLGIFTLFFYFLRRRYFAGCILILLSYILGVVSGVFPFLRESTLIEYFWLRVEIIDMAFRIFKKTNILYGHGNFFYYKFTNYVYPHSHNALVELLLSYGLIGTIALFAVFLRYLYDILRNDRNNVLKIALIAGIVVHNFTDFAIFWVQTVLLFIMALAYKEQNEQIRGYRQRRNK